One segment of Trachemys scripta elegans isolate TJP31775 chromosome 1, CAS_Tse_1.0, whole genome shotgun sequence DNA contains the following:
- the SMPX gene encoding small muscular protein, protein MSKQPVSNVRSIQANINIPMGAFRPGAGHPPKRKEFTPEVEESIPASTEEEKEKKQLPGAKKLPGPAVNLSEIQNIKSELKFVPRADQ, encoded by the exons ATGTCAAAACAGCCAGTTTCAAATGTCAGATCCATTCAG GCTAATATCAACATCCCAATGGGAGCATTTCGACCTGGAGCAGGGCATCctccaaaaagaaaagaatttacACCTGAAGTGGAGGAg AGCATTCCTGCTtctacagaggaggagaaggagaagaagcaGCTCCCAGGAGCCAAGAAACTTCCAGGCCCTGCTGTCAACTTATCAGAGATCCAGAATATAAAGAGTGAGCTGAAATTTGTCCCCAGAGCTGACCAGTAG